DNA from Pajaroellobacter abortibovis:
TTGCTCTTTCCTTCGCTCTTTTTTCTCCAACCGCGCGAGAGATTACCCTCAGCGGAGACAGAGCAGAGTCGATTCAACACCTCCTCGCTCTTCGACTTTCAACCTGACGAACGCTAACCAATGATTTTTTTCTTCTATTAATTCTAATTCATCACGTTATTCGAGCCACATGATCCTTGCTTTGCACTTGCAAAAGCTTCCCATTCAGCAAAGTCTTCGCGAATGGCGCTCGCAGCCCAAGCACGCACTTGAGGCTCAAAAGCCATCAGAAGTACTCTCGCAGGACATTTCAGAGATTCCGTCGCCTCACTAACACAAATAGGCCATCGACGGCGTCTCTCTTCGTCGCAGCGGAGAAGCACTTCAAGAATGATCCCAAATACCGACTCATGCCGCTTATTGCGTAACACGAAACAGAGATCGACATGAGGACTATAAGGCACGATCTGAGTGATTTCAGAAGGGACAACCTCAACCTCTGCATAATGAGGCAAGAAGGATTGTGCTGCTTTGAGAAAATAACCAGACACAATCGTTGGTCTGTTGCGAATAAGCATTACAATACTTTCCAGCAGACTCGAAGGGCATATTATTAGTATAATAACACTAAGAAAAAAAATGAAAGACTTTCTCTTTTTCCCCTTCCACGATGTTCTCATTATTTACGAAACGTGATGCCACCTTAGGGGGCTGGCAAATTGTGATAGCTGGGCTCTTTACAATGGGGGGTCTCTTCTTTTTTTTTAGATCTTTTTTGCTACCGAGAGAAGATTCAACACGCGTCACCCCTCAAAAGACTGAACCATGGTCTACTCCTCCTCCCAACCCAATTGGAGAGAGAGCACGCAAGGCCCATGCACAAGCCTCTACCTTCTCTGCATTGCATACGAAGGAGAGCCAAACGCCCGTCTCTTCCAATCCAACCCCGCACTTTTCTGTCAAAATCCCTAAAGGGGAACTTGGAGTCATACCAGGCCCTGTTCCAGAAATTCCTCACGACGGCTCACCTTCATGGCCTTTTTTCATCGAAACCAAAAAAGAAAAAGGGGATCTATTCAACAGGCTTACCACCCCACCTGCCACCACGCTTTCGAACACAATTCCTCTCCACATTGATTTAAAAGATAGCCGCGGTTTTCCGATCGCTCATGCTGCAATCGAAGCGATATCGCTTAACAGTGCACTGTCTACTCACTTTGCTACCCATACCAACCAATATGGAGAAAGTGTGCTCAAAGGGGCTGGAATGATCCCTTTGCGCATCATTTTTAAAGCTCCAGGGTATGTCTATCGCACGCTCGAACCTGTCCATCCCCAATCAGAAATCGAAGTCGTCCTCCAAGAAGGGACCACTGTATGTGGAAGCGTACGAGAATCTCGAAGTGGCATAGCGATTCACGCAGCAGAAGTGATCATCCATGGAATAGGGCAGCTCTCGCGTACCTCTACAGATCGCAATGGATATTTTACCTTTGCCGACCAAGCTCCCGGACGCAACCGGTTTGAAGTCCACGCCCGAGGATTCTGTCTATTTTCTCAAGAAGTCATGATAGAAAAGCCTAAAAAAGGGGGGCAACCACAATGGATCCCCCCTTTCGAAGTCGTTCCTTCCTCGAACAGCGCAAGAGTCTTTTCCTCTTCGCTAATAAAATGAGATTCTGTTTTCCCGCTTCTTTCCAAAGAAATTCTCTTAATGAAGCCATCCCTTTTGCTTCGTACAACGACCTCCTCATCTATACAACTACTCGTGCGTCTTCATGAAAAAGACGCCATGGGAATCATGCATCACATCAATTACTTTATTTTGAAGCCGGGTGAGGGGAATGGTTGCGTCGACGCGGATTAACTTATGCTTATTGGATCACCCAAGGATATTATGTTCCTGTAGTGGATGTACAGATACGATACTTTCAACCCACTCGGCTTGACGATCTACTCATCCATCAAACAACCCTAATCGAAGTGAAACAAGCCTTTCTTCTTCTCCGATGCCAGTCACACCCAGAGCAACAACTGCTGGTAAGAGACTCCACTCGATTAGCTTATATTGGCCATACCTATACAGTGCGCCAGATCGATGATATGCTAATGGCTACTCTTTTATCGGCAGAAGCCACAGCTGCTCCACACGCTCATGGATCACTTATGACACTTTAGCCACTCCATCTAATGGTGAGAACCTGTGTGTATCCTCTTCCCCCGCTCTCTCCCCTGTCGCTCACGGATCAAGCACCTAGCGTGCACGATGGGGCTAGTTGCGCTTTGGAGTGCGTGCACTCAGCAAGGAGTCCCTCAACTGCAAGGGACGTGGAGAGGAAGCAAAGCCGAAGGCGTCAGACCGGAAGCGCAGGGAGTAGCAAACCAGTGGGTTGCTCAACTCGAGTTGTCGTTTAAAAAAGACACGCTGTCCATCAGTCTCGGAACCGACAAAAAAACAGGGCATTACACCCTGATTCAGGCGCAAGAAAACACGTTCGTCATTCTTGCCGATAAAGACAAACCGAATGAAACCCAAATCTTTACGCTGATCACTCCAAACACCCTTAAGTGGTCTGTCGGTGAAGGGCAAAACATTGTGTTAACCCGCCGCTGATTGCTCCTTCGATGAGCGTCCCCCATTCGAAACACCGACTACCTCTTGTATCCTCGGATCCATCCACCCGTCCAACAGAGGGGGACACCATGGCAGTAGATTGGATTTGGCGTATTGATCATCCTAGTCGTAGGGATTTCACTCAATTACCTAGTAGAACAGATTATCCAAACTATCGTCCAGAGTTATCTTGGAGAAATCCAGCACATCGAAGAGGTCAAATCCAAGCTCACGACACTCTCCGATCAAGATCAAAAAACGCTCGGTTGGCGGGTTTTGATATTGCGCAGCACCCCCTTTCTACCTTTCTACTTTTTCTCTTCGCCGAAGGGTACTGCATCGGTCGATAGGGGAAGAGGGTCCGAATCCGACAAGCTATTCTTGCAAGACTCACCACTTTATTTCTCATAGGTAGCTTGATGCTCCGCACCAAAAGAGGATTTTCTCTGACCTCTCTTGCCATGCTAATAGGATTACCGATCGTTGCAGGCAGTGCTCGCCTAGGACTTATGAAACCCGCTTCAATCAACACTCAGCACCATTGATTCAGAAGGATTCAGATGGGTCGCTCTACGTATTCTCACCCTGAATGGATAGAGGTAGATCGCAGTACCCAAGCGATCTGGGCAGCTGTGACAAAAACAAGAGCGGCCTGAATCCAAGGAGAAAGAAAGTCTCTTGAAACTGACAATCCCTTCACGCACGCTCCACATTCTGATCCCTTTGACTCCCGCACGAGAAGGCAACACTTCCTTCTGCATTGGACCTATCGCAGTAGCCGTTCTTCTAACGCCGTTGTCCTCTCTTGCTTTCCCTCCCCTTCCGTTCCTCCCGACAATCTCCGCGCTTCTTCTCGAAGTTCGGCACCACCATGTAGTATTTACGTATGAAGTCCGCATCAGCGCAAGTGACGTCAAAAAAGACATTCAGCTTTTTGCAGCATTTGGCTCTCCCGGTCCACCAAAAGCGCCAGATGCTTTTTGGGTCACGCGTTCCAGCATGTCTCCCCTTTTTTTCCTCTTCACGCGTAATCCACCTCAATCAGAAAACGAGCGCATAGAACTGATCAAAGCAAGGCGGGCTCCTCGACGCCCTCCCTAAGCAACCCTACTTCTCGGTCCTCCCCGAATGGCAGGCATTTTAATGTCATTCCCTCACGCTTTCCTATCTCGTCCTCTCAATGAGAAATAGGAAGCTCTCCTGTGCATCCACACGTTGATCGAGCTCCCTCCTCAAGATGCAAAGGGGGGAGCACCAGCTACTGCGGTTAGGCATCCAAGAAGGGGCCTCCCCTCACCCTCGAACGGATTCATTTCTTCTCCGACGGAGACGGAAATAAAGAAGAGGCAATTCATAAGGTAGAAGCGCATCTGTGTGGCCATCTCTCAGATCCTCATTCCCTCGCTGTGGAATGGTTCGGTCATCCCATGCAACAGCAGGTGATTGTCGCTCGCAGTACATCATCCAGAAGAAGATTTGTGCGTTCGGTTTTGGCAAAATCCGACAAATCCTTAGTTGCCTCCGCCTCCCCCCACATCTACCAGCAAAAAGACGAAAAAAAGCCATTAAAAACCGCTGGAAGCCATGGTGCTTTCGAGAAACAACTGAAGACC
Protein-coding regions in this window:
- a CDS encoding carboxypeptidase-like regulatory domain-containing protein; its protein translation is MIAGLFTMGGLFFFFRSFLLPREDSTRVTPQKTEPWSTPPPNPIGERARKAHAQASTFSALHTKESQTPVSSNPTPHFSVKIPKGELGVIPGPVPEIPHDGSPSWPFFIETKKEKGDLFNRLTTPPATTLSNTIPLHIDLKDSRGFPIAHAAIEAISLNSALSTHFATHTNQYGESVLKGAGMIPLRIIFKAPGYVYRTLEPVHPQSEIEVVLQEGTTVCGSVRESRSGIAIHAAEVIIHGIGQLSRTSTDRNGYFTFADQAPGRNRFEVHARGFCLFSQEVMIEKPKKGGQPQWIPPFEVVPSSNSARVFSSSLIK